The sequence below is a genomic window from Halolamina litorea.
CCCAAGCGAATCGAGGTCGTCGGACACCTGTTGCTGGTTCCGTATGGACGCAGTGTAGGTGCGGGTGACGACCTGTTGCGCCATACGTAACCTATGTCGAGATAGTTGCTTGAAGATATGGATTCGAGCGTGGAATATCCTACCGAGCGTTTGAACGGTGGGTTGTGAAGGGTAGTGTCGGATTCATCCCCGGCCTAAAGGGCGGGGCTTTCTCCTTGACTTTCCTTGTAACTCGGCTCGCGGCGCGCGACTCCCTCCCGCTTCTACTCCGGTCGGTCTATCTCCTCGGCCGGTTCGGTTCCCGCTTTTTCGATACCCTCCGGCGACGGTGACGCCTCGTCGTCGCCGCCGGTGACCGCGTCGACGGTCAGTTCCCCGTCCTCGATCCGGACGGTCGCCTCGACCAGCGCGGCCGCGTAGGTCTTGTAGTGGTTCCCCTCGGCGTCGTACTGGGTGCGTTCGGTGAGCAGCCCCGCGGAGGTGAGGTCGTCGACGTGCCGATAGACCCGTGGGGAGCGAGGCGTCACACCGCTCAGCGACTTCTTCGACGGATCGCGGTTCCTCGTCGGTGAGTTCGAGGATGCGACGGTCGAGGTGGCCGCCGAGCAGGTCGAGGAACGTCGCCGCGGAGGGAGCCATTGAGAACGATTAGCGAGCCGCCCGGTCTAAAACGTACCGTCGGCGCTATCGGGGCAGCGTGATCGACTCGCCGTCGGCGTACACCGTCGGCTCCCGGAGGATACCGTCGAGGTGGATCGGTGCCTCCGTCTCGCCGCCGATGGAGGCGTCGTCGCCGATGGCGATGTGGACGGTTCCGGCGGCCTTCTCGTCGAGCAACACCGAGCCGACGAGTTCGTTGACGCCGACGTTGGTGCCGATGCCGAGTTCGGCGAGGTTGGTCGCGGCCATCCCGACCTCGGTGCTCGCCTCCTCCACGTCGGCACGGATCGCGTCGTCGGAGATGTGGGTGACGTGGCCGTCCTCGACTTCGAAACTGAGCTCCTGCCCGTCGGCGAGGAGGCCGTGGGGCATCATCGTGCCGTCGACGACGAACGTGCCGGTGGCGTCCGCCGGTGCGACGAACACCTCGCCCGCGGGGAGGTTCGAGAAGCTGCCGGCCTCTCGGACCATCCCGGTGTCGTCGTGCCACTCGCGCTCGCCGATGTCGAAGGTGATGTCGGTGCCGGCGGGGCTGGTGACGCGGATCTCGTCGGCGCCCTCGACCTGTTCGAGGACGTCCCGGCAGTGGCCGGCGATGGCCTCGTAGTCGGCGTCGAGGCCGGCGACCATCACGCGCTCGGTGATCCCGGGGAGGGTCGCACCGCGGGCGCCCGCGGCGCAGGCGTCCGAGCGCGCCCGGGTGTGAGAGAGGCTCCGCGTCGTTGGCGCGAGGAAGGCGTCGGCGGCCTTCATCGCCGCGGCGACCGGCTCGGGCGGCTCCTGGCCGTGCTGGTCGCCCGGCGGGTACTGGAGGAACGTCGCGTCGTCGGTTATCTCGGCGGCGACCTCGTAGAGCGCCTCGGCGATCGGACGGCGCTCGTCGTCGGTGACGATCGCGATCGACTCCTCGGCTCCGAGGTCGAGACACTGGTGGATGGCCGTCTCGGCGGCGTTTCGCAGGTCGTTCACGCTCCCGGGTTCGCCGGAGGGCAGAATAGGTCTTGCGGGGAGCGGTCGGCGCCCCGTCCCGCCATCCTCTCCACGGCGGACGGTCCGTGGTACCGATTCTCGCGTGAAGTTCATACCGTCGGAGTGCGTGGATTTGCACGTAATGTCCAATACCGTGGTCGCTCCCGAGACCGTTCGTGCCCGTGACGACGACCTCTACGTCCTCGACATCCGGCCGACGTACAGCTACGAGGAAGCCCACATCGAGGGGAGTCACAGCCTCCCGATCTACGACCAACTCAAAGGCGGGAACTTCATCGGACTCGACGTATCGGCGTCTGAACTGCCGTCGGACGCCGAAATCGCGGTGGTCTGTTTCAGCGGTTCCACCGCCGCGGTCGCCGCACAGCGACTCCGTGAACACGGCTTCGACGCCAAAGCGATGCGCGGCGGGATCAACAACTGGGAGGCACCCACCGCGGGTACCGTTGCGTCGGCGTAGACCCCTCGGGGAGTGTCGCCCGTCCGGTATTGGTCGAACTGTGCAAAACAACTAAGTTCGAGCAGTCACAAAGGGTAGGTATGGCAGAAGACCTCGACGAGATCCGCGAGAAGAAGCTCGAAGACCTGAAAGCGAAACAGTCCGGTGACGGCGCCGGTACCCCGACCTCGCCGATCCATATCGACGGGGCGGGCGACCTCCAGTCGACCGCCGACGAACACGGCGTCGTGTTGGTGGACTTCTACGCCGACTGGTGTGGCCCGTGTCAGATGCTCGAACCGGTCGTCGAGACCATCGCCGAGGAGACCGACGCCGCGGTGGCGAAAGTCGACGTGGACGCGAACCAGCAGCTCGCTGCGGAGTACGGCGTCCGCGGGGTCCCGACCCTGATCCTGTTCGCCGACGGCGAGCCGGTCGAACGACTCGTGGGCATGCAGAACGAGTCCCAGCTGCGGAGCCTGATCGCCTCCCACACCGGGGCCTGATCGGACTCCGAACCACGCTGACTCGACCGCACGCGAACGACCGCGAGTGAACCGCCGCCTACTTATCAGGAAGCGCCCCGATGAGGAGGTATGACCAAAGTCGGTGTGGTCGGCTACGGCACCATCGGGAAGCGCGTGGCTGACGCGGTTGTCGCACAGCGGGACATGGACGTGATCGGGGTCGCCAAGACCTCCCCCAACTTCGAGGCCGGGACCGCCGTCTCGAAGGGGTTCGACCTCTACGCGGCCGTCGAGGAGCGCCGTGAACTGTTCGACGAGGCGGGCATCCCCGTCGCCGGCGACCTCGACGACCTCGTGAGCGCCGCCGACGCTATCGTCGACGCCACGCCCAGCGGCATCGGCGCCCAGAACCGCGAGGTCTACGAAGCCCACGGCACCCCCGCGATCTATCAGGGCGGCGAGGACGCCGACGTGGCCGACACGTCGTTCAACGCCCGCGCGAACTACGACGACGCGGTCGGCGCCGACCACGTCCGCGTGGTCTCCTGCAACACGACCGGGCTGTCCCGACTGCTCGCGCCGCTGCGCGAGGAGTACGGCGTCGACAAGGCCCGCGTGACGCTGGTGCGCCGCGGCGGCGACCCCGGCCAGACCGGCCGCGGTCCCATCGACGACATCCTCCCCGACCCCGTCTCGCTGCCGAGCCACCACGGCCCGGACGTGAAGACCATCTTCCCCGACATCGACATCGACACGCTCGGGCTGAAGGTGCCGGCGACGCTGATGCACATGCACTCGGTCAACGTCACCCTCGAGAGCGACGTGGACGCCGACGAGGTGCGTGACCTGCTCGCCGAGGAGTCCCGACTGTTCCTGATCCCCGAGGCCGCCGGCATCGACGGCTCGGGGAAGCTCAAGGAGTTCGCCCTCGACTCCGGGCGTTCCCGGGGCGACGTGTGGGAGAACTCGATCTGGAGCGAGTCCATCGCGGTCCGGGGCAACGACCTCTACCTGTTCCAGGCGATCCACCAGGAGTCCGACGTGGTCCCCGAGAACGTGGACGCGATCCGTGCGATCACCGACTCCGCCGAACAGGCAGAGAGCATCGCTACCACCGACGAGACCCTCGGCATGGGCCTCGGTCGCGCGTTCGAGCGGTAATCAGCGCCCGTTTTCACCCTTTGGAGCCTGTACCCGAGCGAGCTATCGCGTCGCCGCCGGAACCGGGAACGGGGTCGAACGGCGCCTGAGGCAGGTCAGTTCACCCGAGCCGACGACGATCAGGGTCGAACGCTAGGCGTCGGGGCGGTGTTCCCGCAGCGTCTCGACGGCGATCAGTGGCTCACCCGTGAGCGCGCGGATGTAGGCGCCCCCGGCGATGGAGACGTGTGAGAAGTCCGCTTCTGCCAGTCCGTACATCTCGATGGCCCGCGAGGTGTCGCCGCCGCCGACGACCGAGAAGCAGTCGGTGTCGGCGATGGCTTCGAGCACGCCGACGGTGCCGTCCGCGAAGCGTTCGTCCTCGAAGACGCCGAGTGCGCCCTTTACGAACACGGCCTCGCTGTCGGCGACGATGTCGCGGTAGGCGTCGATGCTCTCGGACCCCACGTCGAGGAACGCGGTGCGCTTCTGGTCGACCTCCCAGAGTTCGACCTCCGCGCGCTCGCCGTAGGTGCCCTCGTAGGCTAAGTCGACCGGGAGGTGGATCTGATCGCCGCGGTCCTCGAGCACCGAGCGGATCAGCTCCTCGTTTCTGGCCCACTGCTCGTCGAAGCGGTCGCTGCCCCCGACGTCCTCGCCGACGGGGTGACCCGCCGCCCGGAGGAACAGTTCGCCGGCGATGCCCCCCAGACAGAACGAGTCGACCTTGTCGCCGATGGCGTCCATGACGTGGATCACGTCGGTGGCTTTGGTGCCGCCGACGGCCATCGTCACGTCCCCCTCGAACTCCCGGCTGGCGATGGCCGAGTTGGCTTCGTACTCCGTCTCCATGACGCGGCCGGCGTAGGACGGCAGGACGAACGGGAAGCCGACCAGCGAGGCGTGGCCACGGTGGGCCGCCGAGTAGGCGTCGTTGACGTACGCGTCGGCGGGTTCGGCAAGGCGTCGGACCAGCCGCGACGTGGCGTGCTCGGCGGGTTCGCAGTCGGCCAGTTCGTCCTCGGCCATCCGGACGTTGTCGAGCAACAGCACCTCGCCGGCGTCGGCGTCCTCGATCGCCTCGATGGCGGCCGACCCGCAGACGTCCTCGACGTACCGGACGGGCCGGTCGATGTGGTCGCCGAGGACGGCGGCGTGCTGGTCAAGGTGGGTGAAGTCGTCGCGGCCGGGGCGACCCTGGTGGGCCAGACAGATCACCCGGTGGCCGGCGTCGGCCAACTCCGAGACGGTGCGGGCGTGGCGCTCGAAGCGGCGGTTGTCCTGTACGGTTCCGTCCTCGATCGGGGAGTTGAGGTCGAGTCGGACGAGAACTCGGGCCTCCGAGAACCGTTCGGAGAACGCATCGAGCGTCGCGAAAGAAACCATCGTCGCGGCCTTGGACCGTAGCGCACTTCAAACTGACCGGTTCGCGCCCCGAAGCCGACCGGCTACGGCGGGTTCCCGCCACCGACAGAAGGCTTTTGACCTGCGCTAGTGTACCAGCACACATGCGTAGGGACGACCGCGAAGACCCGTTCGGGGACATCTTCGACGAAATCGAGCGGATGATGGGTGGCGGGGGCGACCCACAACAGGGCGGTACCGACAGCCACGTCGACGCCTTCGACGAGGGCGACGAACTCCGGCTTGTCGCGGACCTCCCGGGCGCGAGCAAGGACGACGTGTCCCTCCAGTGTGACGGCGAGACGCTCACCATCGAGGCCGGCGACTACCACGAGCGGGTCCGGCTCCCCTCCCGCGTCGACGAACACTCCGCGGAGGCGACGTTCAACAACGGCGTGCTCGAAGTGACCTTCGACAAACTCGACGACGCCGCGGACATCGACCTCTCCTGACGGCGCTCAGCGCTCCGCGGTTTTCTCGATCACCCCGGCCAGTCGGTCGTAAAACCCCGGCTCGTACTTCGTCGCATCGTCGACGGTCGGCCGGGCGTTGGTCTCGTTGACGACCAGTCGGTCGTCGGTCTCCAGTAGGTCGACGCCGAGGTAGTCGATGCCGAGCACGTCGGCCGCGCGCTCGGCCAGTTCGCGGGCCTCTGCGGGGAGGTCGACGCCCTCGGCGACGGCGCCGCGGTGGACGTTGTGTTTCCACTTCCCCGCCTCGGTCGCTTCTTCGGGGAGTCGGCGCTCGACGGCGCCGGCGTACTCGCCGTCGACGATCATCGCCCGGTAGTCTCGCGCGTCGGGGAGGTACTCCTGCAAGAGGTACGAGCGGTCACCGGTCGCCCGGAAGTCGTGGACCAGATCGAGGTAGTCAGTCACTCCGAGCAGCGAGTCGGGGTCGCCGACGCGGGCGACGCCGACGCCGCGGGTGGTGGAGTTGGGTTTGATCACGAGCGAGTCCGCCTCAGAGCCGCGCTGGAGCTCCTCGGCCGCGGCCGCGACGGCGTCGTCGTCGACGGGGTTGGAGACGAGCGTCGTTTCGGGGACGGGTACCCCTGCGGCCGCGAGTGCAGCGAGCACGCCGGCCTTGTTGCGCGAGGTGAGGATGGCTTCACGGTCGTTCACCCACGGGACCGAGAGCGCGGCCGAAACCGCCCCGCCCTCCATCAGCCGCGAGGGGAAGACGAGGCCGGCGTCGACGCTCGGGAGGTCCGGGTCGGTGAGCGAGAGCGTGCGTTCACTCGCCTGTAGCGCGACGACTTCGATCCCCCGCTCGGCGAGGGGTTCGCGGATCCGCTCGTAGGTCTCCTGCTGGGTGGCGACGGCGAGACGGAGCATGCCCGGTGCTACGGGCGGGTGGAGAAATAGTCGGGTGGTTCCGGAGCCGTGGACGGCTCAGCCCGAGTAGTAGTACTCGCCGGCGCGCTGCTGTTCGCGGTCCTTCTGGCTGCCGGGCTTGTTGATCCGCGGGCGGCCCGTACGCTCGTCGCGGCGGAACGTGATGTCCAGGTCCGCGAGGAAGTCGTTCATGCCGGCGCGCATCTCCTGTGGCGGCCGGGCGGTCCCGTGGTGGGCCGGTTCGCCGTCGAACACCATCAGGCGGTCCGACAGCAGGTCGATCATGTAGATGTCGTGGTCGATGACCATCGCCGTCGCGTCGTGGTTCTCGGTGTAGCGTCGGATCGCCGACGTGGCCTGCACGCGCTGTTCGACGTCGAGGTGCGCCGAGGGCTCGTCGAGGAGGTAGAGGTCGGCGTCCTCGGAGAGACACGCCGCGATGGCGACGCGCTGGCGCTCCCCGCCCGAGAGGTCATCGAGGTTCTGCTCCATGATCCGCTCCAACTGGAGCGGCTGGGCGATCTCGGTGTTCCAGTACGAGGAGCCGAAGTCGTCGGTGATCGACGAGAGGAACGCGTCGACGCGCATCGGCTGGTCGATCTCGATGTACTGGGGCTTGTAGGCGATGTCCAGTTCCGTGTCGAGTTCGCCCTCGTCGGGCGAGAGCGCGCCGGTGAACAGCTTCGCCAGCGTCGACTTCCCGATCCCGTTCGGGCCGACGACGCCCAGCACTTCCGACTCGTAGATGGTGCCGCCCTCCACGTCGAGCGAGAACTCGCCCTCGCCGTAGGACTTGTGGAGGTCGGGGTACTCGACGAGAGGCTGGCCCTTGCTCGACGTACGCGGGGCGTGCTCCTCGAAGGTGATCGACTCGGGACGGATCCGCATGTTCTCGTTGTCGAGGTAGCCGCCGAGGTACTCGTTGATCCCGTTGCGGACGGATTTGGGGTCGGTGACGACACCGTAGGCCCCCGGCTCCCCGTAGGTGATGTGGAGCGTGTCCGCCAGAAGGTCGAGAATGGCGAGGTCGTGTTCGACGACGAGCATCGAGCGGTCGCCCTCCTCGGCGAGTTCCTGGATCAGCCGTGCGGCGGTCATCCGCTGGCTGATGTCGAGGTAGGGCGTGATCTCGTCGAGGAAGTAGAAGTCGACGTCCCGAGCCAGCGTCGCCGCGAGCGCGACGCGCTGGAGCTCCCCGCCGGAGATGGAGTCGATCCGCTGATCCATGACGGGGCGGATCGAGAGTTCGTCGA
It includes:
- a CDS encoding phosphoglycerate kinase, which codes for MVSFATLDAFSERFSEARVLVRLDLNSPIEDGTVQDNRRFERHARTVSELADAGHRVICLAHQGRPGRDDFTHLDQHAAVLGDHIDRPVRYVEDVCGSAAIEAIEDADAGEVLLLDNVRMAEDELADCEPAEHATSRLVRRLAEPADAYVNDAYSAAHRGHASLVGFPFVLPSYAGRVMETEYEANSAIASREFEGDVTMAVGGTKATDVIHVMDAIGDKVDSFCLGGIAGELFLRAAGHPVGEDVGGSDRFDEQWARNEELIRSVLEDRGDQIHLPVDLAYEGTYGERAEVELWEVDQKRTAFLDVGSESIDAYRDIVADSEAVFVKGALGVFEDERFADGTVGVLEAIADTDCFSVVGGGDTSRAIEMYGLAEADFSHVSIAGGAYIRALTGEPLIAVETLREHRPDA
- a CDS encoding type II glyceraldehyde-3-phosphate dehydrogenase; translated protein: MTKVGVVGYGTIGKRVADAVVAQRDMDVIGVAKTSPNFEAGTAVSKGFDLYAAVEERRELFDEAGIPVAGDLDDLVSAADAIVDATPSGIGAQNREVYEAHGTPAIYQGGEDADVADTSFNARANYDDAVGADHVRVVSCNTTGLSRLLAPLREEYGVDKARVTLVRRGGDPGQTGRGPIDDILPDPVSLPSHHGPDVKTIFPDIDIDTLGLKVPATLMHMHSVNVTLESDVDADEVRDLLAEESRLFLIPEAAGIDGSGKLKEFALDSGRSRGDVWENSIWSESIAVRGNDLYLFQAIHQESDVVPENVDAIRAITDSAEQAESIATTDETLGMGLGRAFER
- the trxA gene encoding thioredoxin codes for the protein MAEDLDEIREKKLEDLKAKQSGDGAGTPTSPIHIDGAGDLQSTADEHGVVLVDFYADWCGPCQMLEPVVETIAEETDAAVAKVDVDANQQLAAEYGVRGVPTLILFADGEPVERLVGMQNESQLRSLIASHTGA
- a CDS encoding ATP-grasp domain-containing protein; translation: MLRLAVATQQETYERIREPLAERGIEVVALQASERTLSLTDPDLPSVDAGLVFPSRLMEGGAVSAALSVPWVNDREAILTSRNKAGVLAALAAAGVPVPETTLVSNPVDDDAVAAAAEELQRGSEADSLVIKPNSTTRGVGVARVGDPDSLLGVTDYLDLVHDFRATGDRSYLLQEYLPDARDYRAMIVDGEYAGAVERRLPEEATEAGKWKHNVHRGAVAEGVDLPAEARELAERAADVLGIDYLGVDLLETDDRLVVNETNARPTVDDATKYEPGFYDRLAGVIEKTAER
- a CDS encoding ribosome biogenesis/translation initiation ATPase RLI, which encodes MSSDSIAVVDLDRCQPDRCNYECQNFCPPNRTGKECITLRGDDAAEGDPDQIHISEEICLGETCGICVEKCPFDAIEIINLPAELEAEPTHRYGDNAFALYGLPTPEPGKVTGILGPNGIGKSTAVHALAGEMVPNLGEYEGETDWEAVLDRYRGTELQNYLEGLIDGDIAVARKPQYVDQIPKQFDGKVRELLEQTDERGELDYLVDELSIRPVMDQRIDSISGGELQRVALAATLARDVDFYFLDEITPYLDISQRMTAARLIQELAEEGDRSMLVVEHDLAILDLLADTLHITYGEPGAYGVVTDPKSVRNGINEYLGGYLDNENMRIRPESITFEEHAPRTSSKGQPLVEYPDLHKSYGEGEFSLDVEGGTIYESEVLGVVGPNGIGKSTLAKLFTGALSPDEGELDTELDIAYKPQYIEIDQPMRVDAFLSSITDDFGSSYWNTEIAQPLQLERIMEQNLDDLSGGERQRVAIAACLSEDADLYLLDEPSAHLDVEQRVQATSAIRRYTENHDATAMVIDHDIYMIDLLSDRLMVFDGEPAHHGTARPPQEMRAGMNDFLADLDITFRRDERTGRPRINKPGSQKDREQQRAGEYYYSG
- a CDS encoding aminopeptidase, coding for MNDLRNAAETAIHQCLDLGAEESIAIVTDDERRPIAEALYEVAAEITDDATFLQYPPGDQHGQEPPEPVAAAMKAADAFLAPTTRSLSHTRARSDACAAGARGATLPGITERVMVAGLDADYEAIAGHCRDVLEQVEGADEIRVTSPAGTDITFDIGEREWHDDTGMVREAGSFSNLPAGEVFVAPADATGTFVVDGTMMPHGLLADGQELSFEVEDGHVTHISDDAIRADVEEASTEVGMAATNLAELGIGTNVGVNELVGSVLLDEKAAGTVHIAIGDDASIGGETEAPIHLDGILREPTVYADGESITLPR
- a CDS encoding Hsp20/alpha crystallin family protein translates to MRRDDREDPFGDIFDEIERMMGGGGDPQQGGTDSHVDAFDEGDELRLVADLPGASKDDVSLQCDGETLTIEAGDYHERVRLPSRVDEHSAEATFNNGVLEVTFDKLDDAADIDLS
- a CDS encoding rhodanese-like domain-containing protein — protein: MSNTVVAPETVRARDDDLYVLDIRPTYSYEEAHIEGSHSLPIYDQLKGGNFIGLDVSASELPSDAEIAVVCFSGSTAAVAAQRLREHGFDAKAMRGGINNWEAPTAGTVASA